Within Hydractinia symbiolongicarpus strain clone_291-10 chromosome 11, HSymV2.1, whole genome shotgun sequence, the genomic segment ATAGATCACAGTTAACAGAAACGGGTGACGAAACGTGACTCTGTTTAAAtcgaaataaaagtaaaaagaatcttgtaaattttaaattaaataaatcttCACCTTTCTCTATATTTGTAATTGCATCCATGtagacaagataagttttgaAAAATCTGTTTGGGAAAGACCATATAGTAAGCATAACCTTTCTCCTAAAATATCACTTTCATTCCTGTGGAAAGGATTTCTCTAGTTTGGAAAATTTCATTATAACAGATTTATCTTTTAAACAACCATGACCGTCTTCTTCTTTGATGAAAAATAGATTTTTGATCAATATAATGTTACCAATAAAAATTTCGGCCAAGATTCTTTGGCCCATGACATCGATTTTAACTACTTCATCACTAGTTAGGTCACGAAGCTTTATCATCCCCAAGCCCTGGCACTCTTCTTGAAAAGATTCTGTTTCTGAATGAATTTCTTTTGTAGTTATCTTGTCTACCACTACACCCAAAATGTTACATTTTGCATATTGTCCTTTTAAAAGCCTTCTCTAAAGGGACCATAATGGAacgttttccttttttaacatTGACACCCTGTAAGATATAATACATGTGAAAACACATAATATAATCTTTAACGTTTTTGACCATTCacataaagtaataaaaaataaatattatgaaataaatttctttaatatATAGACCATCACTTACGTCAATTTCTTTTTCCTCGTTGGCAGAATCTTTCACGTTTTTTGCAGCTATTAAAACCAATTCTTTAAATGTAGTTGCACTATCGTCTTAAACATAAGAGACAAATTAGATCGTAATATGGCATCAAGCGTTTATGTCAGCAGTTTGAAAAGAGAGAAAATaacaatatattatatatagcaTATTAGTACACACCAATTTCCTCTAAAtcctaaagaataaaaataaaaatagcaaaaaggaaaacatactTTTAAGCTTTTACAAAGCGGTCAATCCAACCTATGATTCTGATAAGTTTATCGAATGAAGAGTAATTTTCGTAACTGACTGTCATTTCTTTGCTGTCAGCCGCATTAATTAAAACTGTTTTCCCCTTGATTTCTTTATCATCAGGATCCAATGGTAGTGTTTCTATGGATGGCCAAAGGTTTTCGTTGCCCTGCAAAATTCGGGATGGACTTCCAAGATCTTTTGCCTTCTGCAAGTTCTAGCTCGTGCATATCGTAGACCCATCTTGTGATGACATCAGCTGGGTTTTTATCGCCAGGTACGTGATACCACTGTGAATCGGATTTCGGAGACTCGATTTGCAATAAAGGTTTTATATCGACTTCTCTCATTTTTGTGTGTCAATGTCGAATCACTCCAGAAATAAACTTCTTAAATTGGTATATCGTTTTCTTTTATAATAAATCCGTACAGCCTTACTGCACGTGTGGCGGCATTAAGTTCAAGTCTTGGAACGGTTTGTGGCTTCGTTGGTGCAACTCTTCCCTTTGACATTACGGGGTTTATTTTGGCAGGTTTAGCCCCAATTCTCAAATAGGCAACTGCGCCATAGGCCCTTTCTGATGCGTCTCCAAACAGGTGCAACTGCAATTTGGTTGTGAAAACGGTCTTGTAGCACCTTTCGATTTTGAATTTCTTCCAGGATTGCAGACCCTGTTGCCATTTTTCCATGCAATTTGTATAGTGTTGCTTATGTTCCTAATGTCCGCGTCAATTCCAAGtactcaaaatttattaaacaggtgtacaacggctcttgattgggtaggcatgtcgtttaggccttctaaatcacgcagcattgtgattgataagggaaaagtcgtccaaagttcaccgtttacagttggcaacgaaaaaattccatccattcattctaatccaattaggtttttaggcagaacaataaactcatccttgtctgattctgctgcaatacaagaatttctaaatAATGCCGAAGACAAACTTATAGC encodes:
- the LOC130613594 gene encoding uncharacterized protein LOC130613594, coding for MASGFWELTDGEHKQHYTNCMEKWQQGLQSWKKFKIERCYKTVFTTKLQLHLFGDASERAYGAVAYLRIGAKPAKINPVMSKGRVAPTKPQTVPRLELNAATRAVRLYGFIIKENDIPI